The following coding sequences are from one Kosakonia sp. H02 window:
- a CDS encoding LysR family transcriptional regulator: MKIELLREFLLLSERLNFTRAAQMLHITQPVLSRHMKELEEHVGAPLFQRDTHRVSLTSAGHRLACEVRKILHQYDESMTAVRTFTGNSRRRLTIAFLGEAIRQPLVALVEDFRQQQKEVVVECRDCELEEVLALLDAGECDAGFLIRPNFMPQRAGFGALPFQTDPLCVAVNRQHPLAQHGTVSLRDAAQWPVIRVDPREFALSEMYSTRFLSARGIDFTVYKEFPNLKSCCFDLELNARAVLFMPRHRGYLLGENSVLLSLSEQDCWFSLELIWPLRNRNPCVDWFCQAFSQYQRARAAPA; the protein is encoded by the coding sequence ATGAAAATAGAGTTACTGCGCGAGTTTTTGTTGCTTTCCGAACGGCTTAATTTCACCCGGGCCGCGCAAATGCTGCATATCACGCAGCCGGTGCTCAGCCGGCATATGAAAGAACTGGAGGAGCATGTCGGCGCACCGCTGTTTCAGCGCGATACCCACCGGGTGAGCTTAACCAGTGCCGGCCATCGGCTGGCATGCGAAGTCAGGAAAATCCTCCACCAGTACGACGAAAGCATGACGGCCGTGCGCACCTTCACCGGTAACAGCCGACGGCGCCTGACCATCGCCTTTCTCGGCGAAGCCATCCGGCAACCGCTGGTGGCGCTGGTGGAAGATTTTCGCCAGCAACAAAAAGAGGTGGTTGTCGAGTGCCGCGATTGCGAGCTGGAAGAAGTGCTGGCGTTGCTGGATGCCGGTGAATGCGACGCCGGTTTTTTGATTCGCCCAAATTTTATGCCGCAACGAGCCGGTTTTGGAGCGTTGCCGTTTCAGACAGACCCGTTATGCGTGGCGGTCAATCGCCAGCATCCACTGGCGCAACACGGCACGGTATCCCTGCGCGATGCGGCGCAGTGGCCGGTTATCCGGGTCGATCCGCGCGAGTTCGCCCTGTCCGAAATGTACAGCACCCGTTTTTTGAGCGCCCGCGGCATCGACTTTACGGTCTATAAAGAGTTCCCTAATCTCAAATCCTGCTGTTTCGATCTGGAACTGAATGCGCGGGCGGTTCTCTTTATGCCCCGCCACCGCGGCTATTTGCTCGGTGAAAATAGCGTATTGCTCTCCCTGAGCGAGCAGGACTGTTGGTTCAGCCTTGAACTCATTTGGCCGCTGCGCAACCGAAATCCCTGTGTTGATTGGTTTTGCCAGGCCTTTAGTCAATATCAACGCGCGCGCGCCGCACCGGCTTAA
- a CDS encoding FAD:protein FMN transferase produces the protein MKRSMWVGLLMWLSGTTAAAQPHQQWESGGKIMGTWYQVKVAHANNRALAGLQGEIDRGLAGDNALLSTWQPDSTLSRFNRYAGTDPQAVPAGMARAVRVALQVAARTGGAMDITVGPLVNLWGFGPGGIPANTPDVTTLAEAQKRVGWWHLHLSERHGQSWMQKDLPSLSVDLSTVGEGYAADHLAALMAHRGINNYLVSVGGAVVTRGVSASGQPWKVAIQQPTDQQTRVEAVVDLQGHGISTAGSYRNYYQRQGRRLSHIIDPASGQPVTHHLVSATVIAASALQADAWDTGLMVLGPQRAKQLAVSEGLAVYLIIATDQGFISWASPAFAGYLISSTAH, from the coding sequence ATGAAGCGTTCAATGTGGGTCGGGCTGTTGATGTGGCTTAGCGGGACAACCGCAGCCGCACAGCCACATCAGCAGTGGGAAAGCGGTGGAAAAATAATGGGCACCTGGTATCAGGTTAAAGTGGCGCACGCCAATAACCGCGCGCTGGCAGGCTTGCAGGGAGAAATCGATCGCGGCCTGGCCGGGGACAATGCCCTGCTCTCCACCTGGCAGCCAGACAGCACCTTGTCGCGCTTTAACCGCTATGCGGGAACCGATCCCCAGGCTGTCCCCGCCGGGATGGCGCGGGCGGTGCGCGTGGCATTGCAGGTGGCCGCGCGTACGGGCGGTGCCATGGATATTACGGTCGGCCCGCTGGTCAATCTGTGGGGGTTTGGCCCCGGCGGTATACCGGCCAACACGCCCGACGTCACCACCCTTGCTGAGGCACAAAAACGGGTGGGCTGGTGGCATTTACACCTCTCTGAGCGTCACGGCCAATCGTGGATGCAAAAAGATCTGCCGTCGCTGTCTGTCGATTTGTCTACCGTCGGCGAGGGATATGCCGCCGATCATCTGGCCGCATTAATGGCACATCGCGGCATCAACAACTATCTGGTTTCTGTCGGCGGCGCGGTGGTGACACGCGGCGTATCCGCCTCAGGGCAACCGTGGAAAGTCGCCATTCAGCAGCCGACCGATCAACAAACTCGCGTGGAAGCGGTGGTGGATTTGCAAGGGCACGGCATCAGTACGGCCGGAAGTTATCGCAATTATTACCAGCGCCAGGGGCGTCGGTTGTCGCACATTATCGACCCGGCGAGCGGCCAGCCCGTGACGCATCACCTGGTTTCCGCCACGGTGATTGCCGCCAGCGCATTACAGGCCGATGCCTGGGATACCGGCCTGATGGTGCTGGGGCCGCAACGTGCCAAACAACTGGCGGTGAGTGAAGGGCTGGCGGTCTATTTGATTATCGCCACCGATCAGGGGTTCATTTCCTGGGCATCGCCCGCCTTTGCGGGCTACCTGATCAGCAGCACGGCGCACTGA
- a CDS encoding enoyl-CoA hydratase/isomerase family protein, with protein sequence MVIKANFASDHDKRKEMSHKELGTIPHMPFEEYSERLKHCFTMKRKNGILEARLHTNGGSLQWGAPAHQGLHYFFDWAGRDPENEVIILGGSGEDFMAGIGRLDEKGQWQPATEFASAPDEAWKMYEYQYYDGTNDIEGQVFDVEVPTIGVWNGAAFHTDLVLFSDITLCTEDAWTTEMHYRVNMVPGDGIQIAWRELMGRKRYAYAELTGEIITARKALALGMVNEICPDTEACYQRAQEIAELIMRTGTRVTRRITTQQLRKPWKEDIANELRNAFATEMYVTATEHSPHEINYWNWAHEEAELVKAAEKKGKVVRPRIGGGNEEHEIK encoded by the coding sequence ATGGTGATTAAAGCCAACTTTGCATCCGATCACGATAAACGTAAAGAGATGTCCCATAAAGAATTAGGCACCATTCCGCACATGCCGTTTGAGGAATATTCAGAACGGTTGAAACATTGCTTCACCATGAAGCGTAAAAACGGCATTCTCGAAGCGCGTTTACATACCAACGGCGGCAGCCTGCAATGGGGTGCGCCTGCGCACCAGGGGTTACATTATTTCTTCGACTGGGCAGGACGCGACCCGGAAAATGAAGTCATTATTCTCGGCGGTAGCGGGGAAGATTTTATGGCCGGTATTGGTCGGCTGGATGAGAAAGGCCAATGGCAGCCCGCGACCGAGTTCGCTTCTGCGCCGGATGAAGCGTGGAAAATGTATGAATATCAATACTATGACGGCACCAATGATATCGAAGGCCAGGTGTTTGATGTCGAAGTACCGACCATTGGCGTCTGGAACGGCGCGGCATTTCACACCGATCTGGTGCTGTTCAGTGATATCACCCTGTGCACCGAAGATGCCTGGACGACTGAAATGCACTATCGCGTCAACATGGTACCGGGAGATGGCATTCAAATTGCCTGGCGCGAATTGATGGGTCGCAAACGCTACGCCTATGCCGAGCTGACCGGGGAGATTATCACCGCCCGCAAAGCACTGGCGCTGGGCATGGTCAATGAAATTTGTCCCGATACGGAAGCGTGCTATCAACGTGCTCAGGAAATTGCCGAGCTGATTATGCGCACCGGTACGCGCGTCACCCGCCGTATTACTACACAGCAATTACGTAAACCCTGGAAAGAAGATATTGCCAATGAGTTGCGCAACGCCTTCGCCACGGAAATGTACGTTACCGCGACGGAACATTCACCCCACGAGATCAATTACTGGAATTGGGCGCACGAAGAAGCGGAATTAGTTAAAGCGGCAGAGAAAAAAGGAAAAGTGGTGCGACCGCGCATTGGTGGGGGAAATGAAGAGCACGAAATAAAATAA
- a CDS encoding 3-oxoacid CoA-transferase subunit A, with translation MANKFALPEEIIALFHDGQTLMCGGFANHGVPNRLIDCVIASGARHFTLISNDSGDADLTIGRLIHHGLVDKLIASHIGRNTETVALVADARIELELVPQGSLAERMRCGGSGLGGVLTRTGLGTLVDKDKPHMVVNGEEWMLETPLRADIGLVRARTADPLGNLTYRGTMRNFNPLVAKAAHLTLVDADRLVDVDELTLDSIITPGVYVDKILVRQGEAL, from the coding sequence ATGGCGAACAAATTTGCTTTACCGGAAGAGATAATCGCCCTGTTTCACGACGGGCAAACACTGATGTGCGGCGGGTTTGCCAATCACGGCGTGCCCAACCGGCTGATTGACTGCGTGATCGCCAGCGGCGCACGGCATTTCACGCTGATTTCTAACGACAGCGGCGACGCCGACCTGACGATTGGCCGACTTATCCATCACGGTCTGGTGGATAAGCTGATTGCTTCCCATATCGGGCGCAATACCGAAACTGTCGCGCTGGTGGCAGACGCCAGAATTGAACTGGAACTGGTGCCGCAAGGCAGCCTGGCGGAACGGATGCGCTGTGGCGGTTCGGGGCTGGGCGGTGTGCTGACGCGTACCGGTCTTGGCACGCTGGTGGATAAGGATAAGCCGCACATGGTGGTGAACGGTGAAGAGTGGATGCTGGAAACACCCCTGCGCGCGGACATTGGTCTGGTGCGCGCCCGCACGGCCGATCCGCTGGGCAACCTCACCTATCGTGGCACCATGCGCAACTTTAATCCGCTGGTGGCAAAAGCGGCCCACCTGACACTGGTCGATGCCGACAGGCTGGTTGATGTCGACGAGTTAACGCTCGACAGCATTATCACGCCGGGTGTCTATGTCGACAAAATCCTTGTGCGGCAAGGAGAAGCGTTATGA
- a CDS encoding 3-keto-5-aminohexanoate cleavage protein, translating into MNTADDVIISAALTGAVTPKDINEHIPLTPEEIAADAYRCWQAGAAVVHLHMRDENGLGTMSSERFAQTLRLLREYRDCDVIINCTTSGDSRAHDEQRMAHVSTLAGIEMASWDAGSFNWMPAGVFVNSPDFLGKLGEVLTARGIKPEVEIFDSGMLGVAGYFVEQGKLRAPLHYQFCLGIPGGMPATVANLVYLTQQLPAGATWSAFGVGKHHLPILFASLALNGHVRVGLEDNVYFSRGVKATNSQLVERAAQAVKLFGKRVATPAIAREILGLPPLVGGIQ; encoded by the coding sequence ATGAATACCGCAGACGACGTGATTATCTCCGCCGCCCTCACCGGCGCAGTGACACCGAAAGATATTAACGAACATATTCCGCTAACACCTGAGGAGATAGCCGCAGACGCTTACCGCTGCTGGCAGGCGGGCGCAGCGGTTGTGCATCTGCATATGCGCGACGAAAACGGTCTGGGCACCATGTCCAGCGAACGTTTTGCGCAAACTCTGCGTCTGCTGCGCGAGTACCGCGATTGCGACGTGATCATTAATTGCACCACATCCGGCGACAGCCGGGCCCACGATGAACAACGTATGGCGCATGTCTCGACGCTTGCGGGGATCGAAATGGCCTCCTGGGACGCGGGGTCGTTCAACTGGATGCCGGCGGGTGTCTTCGTTAACTCTCCTGACTTTCTCGGCAAGTTGGGAGAGGTTCTGACGGCACGCGGCATCAAGCCAGAAGTCGAAATTTTCGATAGCGGCATGCTGGGGGTTGCCGGGTATTTCGTCGAGCAAGGCAAGCTGCGTGCGCCACTGCATTATCAGTTTTGCCTCGGTATCCCCGGCGGTATGCCCGCCACTGTCGCGAACCTGGTCTATCTCACACAACAACTTCCCGCCGGAGCAACCTGGTCAGCATTCGGCGTCGGCAAACATCACCTGCCTATTCTGTTCGCCTCACTGGCACTAAACGGCCATGTGCGCGTCGGCCTCGAAGATAACGTCTATTTCAGCAGGGGTGTGAAGGCCACCAACAGCCAACTGGTCGAACGCGCCGCGCAGGCGGTGAAACTGTTTGGCAAACGCGTCGCCACCCCGGCGATCGCCAGGGAAATACTCGGTTTGCCGCCGTTAGTGGGAGGCATCCAATGA
- a CDS encoding 4Fe-4S dicluster domain-containing protein: MRYTRRKLIQRLTACSVLLLTDPPLRLVLARENVATGIRYAMLHDETLCIGCQACVAACRKVNRVPDGVSRLQVLANPAPGDNGKTRQFFRRSCQHCDNPPCVTACPTGASYKDPATGIVDVNHQRCIGCRYCLAACPYHVRFIHPVSLTADKCNFCRDSELAQGRLPACVQICPMKALTFGNLNDPDSAISQAIRSKVVYRSKLYLGTGPNVYRVAGKQGEINPNRS, encoded by the coding sequence ATGAGATATACACGACGTAAATTGATTCAACGCCTCACGGCCTGTTCCGTATTACTGCTTACCGATCCTCCCCTGCGTTTGGTGTTGGCGCGCGAGAACGTTGCCACCGGTATCCGCTACGCCATGCTGCATGATGAAACCCTCTGTATCGGTTGCCAGGCGTGTGTTGCCGCGTGTCGCAAAGTCAACCGGGTGCCTGACGGGGTCAGCCGGTTACAGGTATTAGCCAATCCGGCTCCTGGGGATAACGGTAAAACGCGGCAATTTTTCCGCCGTTCGTGCCAGCACTGCGATAATCCGCCCTGCGTGACGGCATGCCCGACTGGCGCGTCTTATAAGGATCCGGCCACCGGAATTGTTGATGTTAATCATCAGCGCTGTATCGGCTGTCGCTACTGCCTGGCGGCGTGTCCGTACCATGTGCGTTTTATTCATCCCGTTAGTCTCACTGCGGATAAATGCAATTTTTGCCGCGACAGCGAACTTGCCCAGGGCAGGCTGCCCGCCTGCGTACAGATCTGCCCGATGAAAGCGCTAACCTTCGGCAACCTTAACGATCCCGACAGCGCGATTTCGCAGGCTATCCGAAGCAAAGTGGTCTATCGCAGCAAGCTTTATCTCGGCACTGGCCCGAATGTCTACCGCGTGGCAGGCAAGCAGGGCGAAATCAACCCCAACCGCAGTTAA
- a CDS encoding thiolase family protein: MKEAVIVSAARTPIGRCRGMLASVPAHRLGALAVKEAVRRAGIDAERIDDVIFANLMNHEINNMGRMVALEAGLPVSVPGITLDRQCAASLNALAYAAIQIMAGFADVIVAGGVESDSRRTWTLEKTETAWSVQPPRFADIHTAPDALGNPPMGITAENIATRYGFSRQQLDAFALRSHHLASAAWRAGRFTEQIVPVPLQDRKSQITQFDHDESVRSDCSAEGLAALRPSFLPDGLVTAGNSSPMSDGAGALVVMERELARRRNLQPLAVFRGYAVSGVDPNYMGMGPVPACAKLLRQNGLRVDEIALWELNEAFASQSLACMQEIGMDPKRVNPNGGAIALGHPLAGSGAILATKAVYDMQQRQLDNAVITFCVGGGQGVAVLLTRE, encoded by the coding sequence ATGAAAGAGGCTGTGATTGTCTCCGCGGCGCGTACGCCGATTGGTCGCTGTCGTGGCATGTTGGCTTCCGTACCGGCCCACCGTCTGGGCGCGCTGGCAGTCAAGGAAGCTGTGCGGCGTGCTGGCATTGATGCTGAGCGGATTGACGATGTCATCTTCGCCAATCTGATGAACCATGAAATCAATAACATGGGGCGAATGGTTGCGCTGGAAGCCGGGCTACCCGTTTCGGTGCCGGGCATTACCCTGGACCGGCAATGCGCCGCATCGCTTAACGCGCTGGCTTACGCTGCCATCCAGATCATGGCGGGCTTCGCCGATGTGATCGTTGCCGGTGGCGTGGAGAGTGACTCCCGCCGTACCTGGACGCTGGAAAAAACAGAAACCGCGTGGTCAGTACAGCCGCCGCGCTTTGCTGACATTCATACCGCGCCGGATGCCCTCGGCAATCCGCCAATGGGCATTACTGCGGAAAACATCGCGACACGCTATGGTTTTAGCCGCCAGCAACTGGATGCGTTTGCCTTACGCAGCCACCACCTGGCCAGCGCCGCCTGGCGGGCGGGACGCTTCACGGAGCAGATCGTGCCGGTTCCGTTGCAGGATCGCAAAAGCCAGATTACGCAGTTCGATCATGATGAATCCGTCCGCTCCGACTGCTCCGCAGAGGGGTTAGCCGCCCTGCGCCCCAGCTTTCTTCCCGATGGCCTTGTGACCGCTGGCAACAGCTCGCCGATGAGCGACGGGGCTGGCGCGCTGGTAGTGATGGAGCGAGAGCTGGCACGGCGTCGCAATCTCCAGCCGTTGGCGGTTTTTCGCGGTTATGCCGTCTCCGGCGTCGACCCGAACTATATGGGCATGGGGCCAGTGCCTGCCTGCGCAAAATTATTGCGCCAGAACGGGCTGCGCGTCGATGAGATAGCCCTGTGGGAACTCAACGAGGCATTTGCTTCTCAGTCGCTGGCCTGTATGCAGGAAATCGGTATGGATCCGAAGCGGGTTAACCCCAACGGGGGCGCTATTGCACTGGGCCATCCATTAGCCGGTAGCGGTGCCATTCTCGCGACGAAAGCCGTCTATGACATGCAGCAACGCCAACTGGATAACGCCGTGATCACGTTTTGTGTCGGTGGCGGCCAGGGCGTGGCGGTGCTGCTGACGAGGGAGTAA